Proteins co-encoded in one Salvelinus sp. IW2-2015 linkage group LG17, ASM291031v2, whole genome shotgun sequence genomic window:
- the LOC111976266 gene encoding calcitonin gene-related peptide type 1 receptor-like isoform X2, protein MWRIPALWLPVLLLAVEVCHCEDVGTMLSSEEVPNIPLSTTVTRSQILSAQFECYLKIIYDPPRTEAGTFCNRTWDGWLCWDDSAPGTAMQLCPVYFQDFDPSEKATKVCNSDGQWFRHPESNRIWSNYTQCQMYTKDKLTFAFSLYYLAIVGHGLSVVSLIISLCIFSYFKSLSCQRISLHKNMFLSFIFNSICTVIWLSAVANNQQLGASNPIGCKILTVLNQYTFGSNYFWMLCEGIYLHTLIIVAVFVGEQQLGWYYVLGWGFPIIPAITHAVARGLFYDDRCWISSDTHLLYIIHGPVHAALLVNLFFLLNIVRVLITKLQVTHSAESNAYMKVVRATLILIPLLGAQFILVPWRPEGRKARAIYEFIMNIFAHFQGLLVAIIFCFYNAEVQACLRRKWLQTKLVWKWTDSYSHYHTNSSVTETSRATVSLELTAPEGNTIIKPGGSVHYRANGQSNGKRCTNGEMDTPRILETTDI, encoded by the exons ATGTGGAGGATCCCAGCGCTATGGCTTCCGGTGCTACTACTGGCCGTTGAG GTATGCCACTGTGAAGATGTGGGGACCATGCTGTCATCCGAGGAGGTGCCCAACATCCCTTTATCGACCACCGTGACCCGCAGCCAGATCCTCTCAGCTCAGTTTGAGTGCTACCTGAAGATCATCTATGACCCACCACGCACTGAAGCTG GCACATTCTGTAACCGCACGTGGGACGGCTGGCTGTGTTGGGATGACTCTGCACCTGGCACGGCCATGCAGCTCTGCCCTGTGTACTTCCAGGACTTTGACCCCTCGG AGAAAGCGACTAAAGTATGCAACTCGGACGGACAGTGGTTTCGTCACCCTGAGAGCAACCGTATTTGGTCCAATTACACCCAGTGTCAGATGTACACTAAGGACAAACTGACG TTTGCGTTTAGCTTGTACTACTTGGCCATTGTGGGACATGGATTGTCTGTGGTATCTCTCATCATCTCACTCTGCATCTTCTCCTACTTCAA GAGTCTGAGCTGCCAGAGGATCTCCCTCCATAAGAACATGTTCCTGTCCTTTATCTTCAACTCCATCTGCACCGTCATCTGGCTCTCTGCTGTAGCCAACAACCAGCAGCTGGGGGCCAGCAACCCT ATTGGATGCAAGATTCTGACAGTCTTGAACCAGTATACGTTTGGATCCAACTACTTCTGGATGCTGTGTGAGGGGATCTACCTGCACACTCTTATCATCGTGGCTGTGTTTGTGGGAGAGCAGCAGCTGGGCTGGTACTATGTCCTGGGTTGGG GCTTCCCCATCATTCCTGCCATCACACATGCTGTGGCCCGTGGGCTCTTCTATGATGACAG ATGCTGGATCAGTTCTGACACACACCTGCTCTACATCATCCATGGGCCTGTCCATGCTGCCCTGCTG GTGAACCTGTTCTTCCTGCTCAATATAGTGCGTGTGTTGATCACCAAGCTGCAGGTGACCCACAGTGCAGAGTCTAATGCCTATATGAAGGTGGTGAGAGCTACTCTCATCCTGATCCCTCTGCTGGGAGCCCAGTTCATCCTGGTTCCCTGGAGGCCAGAGGGACGTAAGGCCAGGGCCATCTACGAGTTCATCAtgaacatttttgcacatttccaG ggACTGCTGGTCGCAATTATATTCTGCTTTTACAATGCAGAG GTGCAGGCATGTCTTAGGAGGAAATGGTTACAGACTAAGCTGGTGTGGAAATGGACAGATTCCTACTCCCACTACCACACCAACTCCTCTGTGACCGAGACGAGTCGTGCTACAGTTAGCCTGGAGCTCACCGCTCCTGAGGGGAACACCATCATTAAGCCAGGTGGTAGTGTGCACTACCGAGCCAATGGACAGAGCAACGGCAAACGCTGCACCAACGGGGAGATGGACACGCCCAGGATCCTGGAGACCACGGACATCTGA
- the LOC111976266 gene encoding calcitonin gene-related peptide type 1 receptor-like isoform X1, with the protein MLKHQSVNKTMWRIPALWLPVLLLAVEVCHCEDVGTMLSSEEVPNIPLSTTVTRSQILSAQFECYLKIIYDPPRTEAGTFCNRTWDGWLCWDDSAPGTAMQLCPVYFQDFDPSEKATKVCNSDGQWFRHPESNRIWSNYTQCQMYTKDKLTFAFSLYYLAIVGHGLSVVSLIISLCIFSYFKSLSCQRISLHKNMFLSFIFNSICTVIWLSAVANNQQLGASNPIGCKILTVLNQYTFGSNYFWMLCEGIYLHTLIIVAVFVGEQQLGWYYVLGWGFPIIPAITHAVARGLFYDDRCWISSDTHLLYIIHGPVHAALLVNLFFLLNIVRVLITKLQVTHSAESNAYMKVVRATLILIPLLGAQFILVPWRPEGRKARAIYEFIMNIFAHFQGLLVAIIFCFYNAEVQACLRRKWLQTKLVWKWTDSYSHYHTNSSVTETSRATVSLELTAPEGNTIIKPGGSVHYRANGQSNGKRCTNGEMDTPRILETTDI; encoded by the exons atgctgaaacatcaatccgtGAACAA AACAATGTGGAGGATCCCAGCGCTATGGCTTCCGGTGCTACTACTGGCCGTTGAG GTATGCCACTGTGAAGATGTGGGGACCATGCTGTCATCCGAGGAGGTGCCCAACATCCCTTTATCGACCACCGTGACCCGCAGCCAGATCCTCTCAGCTCAGTTTGAGTGCTACCTGAAGATCATCTATGACCCACCACGCACTGAAGCTG GCACATTCTGTAACCGCACGTGGGACGGCTGGCTGTGTTGGGATGACTCTGCACCTGGCACGGCCATGCAGCTCTGCCCTGTGTACTTCCAGGACTTTGACCCCTCGG AGAAAGCGACTAAAGTATGCAACTCGGACGGACAGTGGTTTCGTCACCCTGAGAGCAACCGTATTTGGTCCAATTACACCCAGTGTCAGATGTACACTAAGGACAAACTGACG TTTGCGTTTAGCTTGTACTACTTGGCCATTGTGGGACATGGATTGTCTGTGGTATCTCTCATCATCTCACTCTGCATCTTCTCCTACTTCAA GAGTCTGAGCTGCCAGAGGATCTCCCTCCATAAGAACATGTTCCTGTCCTTTATCTTCAACTCCATCTGCACCGTCATCTGGCTCTCTGCTGTAGCCAACAACCAGCAGCTGGGGGCCAGCAACCCT ATTGGATGCAAGATTCTGACAGTCTTGAACCAGTATACGTTTGGATCCAACTACTTCTGGATGCTGTGTGAGGGGATCTACCTGCACACTCTTATCATCGTGGCTGTGTTTGTGGGAGAGCAGCAGCTGGGCTGGTACTATGTCCTGGGTTGGG GCTTCCCCATCATTCCTGCCATCACACATGCTGTGGCCCGTGGGCTCTTCTATGATGACAG ATGCTGGATCAGTTCTGACACACACCTGCTCTACATCATCCATGGGCCTGTCCATGCTGCCCTGCTG GTGAACCTGTTCTTCCTGCTCAATATAGTGCGTGTGTTGATCACCAAGCTGCAGGTGACCCACAGTGCAGAGTCTAATGCCTATATGAAGGTGGTGAGAGCTACTCTCATCCTGATCCCTCTGCTGGGAGCCCAGTTCATCCTGGTTCCCTGGAGGCCAGAGGGACGTAAGGCCAGGGCCATCTACGAGTTCATCAtgaacatttttgcacatttccaG ggACTGCTGGTCGCAATTATATTCTGCTTTTACAATGCAGAG GTGCAGGCATGTCTTAGGAGGAAATGGTTACAGACTAAGCTGGTGTGGAAATGGACAGATTCCTACTCCCACTACCACACCAACTCCTCTGTGACCGAGACGAGTCGTGCTACAGTTAGCCTGGAGCTCACCGCTCCTGAGGGGAACACCATCATTAAGCCAGGTGGTAGTGTGCACTACCGAGCCAATGGACAGAGCAACGGCAAACGCTGCACCAACGGGGAGATGGACACGCCCAGGATCCTGGAGACCACGGACATCTGA